The Rhododendron vialii isolate Sample 1 chromosome 6a, ASM3025357v1 genome includes a window with the following:
- the LOC131330849 gene encoding uncharacterized protein LOC131330849 isoform X1, which translates to MGSRRVLSLSSTPSLLVVLFCFGPFSHINARVNLTGPSSTPINRDLYHTSDALMEQIKALVHPHPDKLYMETFRSKNKGYHAEMTVVTYCWNRKQIDDKLKYRILLSFGQHGRELITSELALRILSLLSKEQSLPNVDPLSLHNLFERLVIKVVPMENMNGRELVEAGDLCERRNGRGVDLNRNWSVDWGKKEKDYDPYEENPGTAPFSEPETQMMRKLCLSFEPHIWINVHSGMEALFMPYDHKNTTPDGLPSYRMKLMLQRLNHLHCKGRCLVGSGGGSVGYLAHGTATDYMFDVARVPMAFTFEQSLLLRFVIDWQIYGDGTASAKDCFKMFNPIDQTTFNRVLNDWSAAFIAMFNMSTHQLDELRSNTTASNLDKFVSIDDYLNGYLIDRRSRYGKKMEVLDLGMQEIRTYFRLFFLSSVLLLLMFCYRISKRIRPIISGTTF; encoded by the exons ATGGGCAGTCGCcgtgtcctctctctctcctcgactCCATCACTCCTCGTCGTACTCTTCTGTTTTGGTCCTTTCTCGCACATCAATGCCAGAGTTAATCTCACCGGACCTTCTTCCACACCGATCAATCGCGATCTCTACCATACCAG CGACGCTTTGATGGAACAAATAAAAGCTCTGGTCCATCCTCACCCAGACAAACTCTAT ATGGAGACCTTTAGAAGTAAAAATAAGGGCTACCATGCAGAGATGACTGTGGTTACTTATTGCTGGAATCGGAAACAGATTGATGACAAGTTGAAGTATCGGATACTtctt AGTTTTGGGCAGCACGGGAGGGAGCTCATTACATCTGAGCTTGCATTAAGGATCCTGTCCCTCTTAAGCAAAGAGCAATCTCTACCCAACGTAGATCCACTTTCTTTACACAACTTATTTGAGAGGCTTGTGATAAAG GTGGTGCCAATGGAAAATATGAATGGTCGCGAACTTGTTGAAGCAGGAGATCTTTGTGAGAGAAGAAATG GAAGAGGAGTTGATCTCAATCGAAATTGGAGTGTAGATTGGGGCAAGAAAGAGAAG GATTATGATCCATATGAAGAAAATCCGGGAACAGCTCCTTTTAGTGAGCCTGAGACTCAAATGATGAGGAAACTCTGTCTATCATTTGAACCACATATATGGATTAATGTGCACTCAGGGATGGAA GCGTTATTTATGCCCTATGATCACAAAAACACGACACCTGATGGATTACCTTCTTATAGAATGAAATTGATGCTTCAAAGGTTGAACCATCTTCATTGCAAAGGCCGTTGCTTGGTTGGATCAGGAGGTGGCTCTGTTGG GTATCTAGCCCATGGGACAGCTACAGATTACATGTTCGATGTCGCAAGAGTGCCCATGGCTTTCACTTTTGAG CAAAGTTTGCTCCTTAGGTTTGTTATTGACTGGCAGATCTATGGAGATGGAACAGCTTCCGCAAAAGACTGCTTTAAAATGTTCAATCCCATTGACCAGACTACCTTCAAT AGAGTTCTGAATGATTGGTCTGCTGCATTCATTGCAATGTTCAATATGAGCACACACCAGCTTGATGAACTTCGTTCAAATACCACGGCTTCAAATCTGGACAAGTTTGTATCTATCGATGACTATCTAAATGGGTATTTAATAGATAGGAGAAGTAGATACGGGAAAAAGATGGAGGTGCTTGATCTTGGAATGCAGGAAATAAGGACATATTTCAGGCTTTTCTTTTTATCCTCGGTTCTGTTATTGTTGATGTTTTGTTATAGAATCTCTAAGAGGATTAGACCTATCATTTCTGGTACGACATTCTGA
- the LOC131330849 gene encoding inactive metallocarboxypeptidase ecm14-like isoform X2, whose product MGSRRVLSLSSTPSLLVVLFCFGPFSHINARVNLTGPSSTPINRDLYHTSDALMEQIKALVHPHPDKLYMETFRSKNKGYHAEMTVVTYCWNRKQIDDKLKYRILLSFGQHGRELITSELALRILSLLSKEQSLPNVDPLSLHNLFERLVIKVVPMENMNGRELVEAGDLCERRNGRGVDLNRNWSVDWGKKEKDYDPYEENPGTAPFSEPETQMMRKLCLSFEPHIWINVHSGMEALFMPYDHKNTTPDGLPSYRMKLMLQRLNHLHCKGRCLVGSGGGSVGYLAHGTATDYMFDVARVPMAFTFEIYGDGTASAKDCFKMFNPIDQTTFNRVLNDWSAAFIAMFNMSTHQLDELRSNTTASNLDKFVSIDDYLNGYLIDRRSRYGKKMEVLDLGMQEIRTYFRLFFLSSVLLLLMFCYRISKRIRPIISGTTF is encoded by the exons ATGGGCAGTCGCcgtgtcctctctctctcctcgactCCATCACTCCTCGTCGTACTCTTCTGTTTTGGTCCTTTCTCGCACATCAATGCCAGAGTTAATCTCACCGGACCTTCTTCCACACCGATCAATCGCGATCTCTACCATACCAG CGACGCTTTGATGGAACAAATAAAAGCTCTGGTCCATCCTCACCCAGACAAACTCTAT ATGGAGACCTTTAGAAGTAAAAATAAGGGCTACCATGCAGAGATGACTGTGGTTACTTATTGCTGGAATCGGAAACAGATTGATGACAAGTTGAAGTATCGGATACTtctt AGTTTTGGGCAGCACGGGAGGGAGCTCATTACATCTGAGCTTGCATTAAGGATCCTGTCCCTCTTAAGCAAAGAGCAATCTCTACCCAACGTAGATCCACTTTCTTTACACAACTTATTTGAGAGGCTTGTGATAAAG GTGGTGCCAATGGAAAATATGAATGGTCGCGAACTTGTTGAAGCAGGAGATCTTTGTGAGAGAAGAAATG GAAGAGGAGTTGATCTCAATCGAAATTGGAGTGTAGATTGGGGCAAGAAAGAGAAG GATTATGATCCATATGAAGAAAATCCGGGAACAGCTCCTTTTAGTGAGCCTGAGACTCAAATGATGAGGAAACTCTGTCTATCATTTGAACCACATATATGGATTAATGTGCACTCAGGGATGGAA GCGTTATTTATGCCCTATGATCACAAAAACACGACACCTGATGGATTACCTTCTTATAGAATGAAATTGATGCTTCAAAGGTTGAACCATCTTCATTGCAAAGGCCGTTGCTTGGTTGGATCAGGAGGTGGCTCTGTTGG GTATCTAGCCCATGGGACAGCTACAGATTACATGTTCGATGTCGCAAGAGTGCCCATGGCTTTCACTTTTGAG ATCTATGGAGATGGAACAGCTTCCGCAAAAGACTGCTTTAAAATGTTCAATCCCATTGACCAGACTACCTTCAAT AGAGTTCTGAATGATTGGTCTGCTGCATTCATTGCAATGTTCAATATGAGCACACACCAGCTTGATGAACTTCGTTCAAATACCACGGCTTCAAATCTGGACAAGTTTGTATCTATCGATGACTATCTAAATGGGTATTTAATAGATAGGAGAAGTAGATACGGGAAAAAGATGGAGGTGCTTGATCTTGGAATGCAGGAAATAAGGACATATTTCAGGCTTTTCTTTTTATCCTCGGTTCTGTTATTGTTGATGTTTTGTTATAGAATCTCTAAGAGGATTAGACCTATCATTTCTGGTACGACATTCTGA
- the LOC131330848 gene encoding pentatricopeptide repeat-containing protein At5g42310, chloroplastic: MLLRQPLPTRFPPLHSTNPFLHHHHRPISHRPLSPAITTAASTRTSLYSTHLHLTTDESSDDDENDIASLKNRRYDFTPLLDFLSTAAAPSDSTSPSSPASLDPTELSLVESYRSVPAPLWHSLLKNLSSSNNSSIQTAYSLVTWLQRHNLCFSFELLYSILIHALGRSEKLYEAFLLSQKQALTPFTYNALIGACARNDDLEKALNLMERMRRDGYQSDFVNYSLVIQSLTRRKEIDSGMLEKLYEDIESDNIELDAQLLNDIIVGFAKAGDADKAMYFLAVIQGNGLSAKTATTVAVISVLGDTGRTHEAEAVFEELKEGGLKPRARAYNALLKAYVKAGSLRDAESIVSGMERCGLSPNEQTYSLLIDAYANEGRWESARIVLKEMQDNKVQPNSYVFSRILAGYRDRGEWQRSFQVLKEMKECGVQPDRHFYNVMIDALGKYNCLDHAMATFERMRSEGIQPDNVTWNTLIDCHSKLGHHMKAEELFEEMRESGCLPCTMTYNIMIHSFGEQARWEEVKVLFGKMQSQGLLPNVVTYTTLVDIYGQSGRFGEAIECLEDMKSKGLKPSSTMYNALINAYAQRGMSDKAVHAFRVMRADGLEPSILALNSLINAFGEDCRVADAFSVLQFMKETDLKPDVVTYTTLMKALIRVEKFDQVPSVYEEMILSGCTPDRKARAMLRSALQYMKQTLRS; the protein is encoded by the exons ATGCTTCTCCGTCAGCCATTACCTACTCGCTTCCCCCCTCTTCACTCAACCAATCCctttctccaccaccaccaccgcccaATCTCCCACCGCCCACTTTCCCCCGCCATAACCACCGCTGCCTCCACTAGAACCTCCCTCTACTCCACCCACCTCCACCTCACCACCGACGAATCCTCCGACGACGACGAAAACGACATCGCGTCCCTCAAGAACCGCCGCTACGACTTCACTCCCCTCCTCGACTTCCTCTCCACCGCCGCCGCCCCGTCAGACTCCACCTCACCGTCTTCCCCGGCGTCACTGGACCCCACCGAGCTCAGCCTCGTCGAGTCCTACCGGTCCGTACCGGCCCCACTCTGGCACTCCCTCCTTAAAAATCTCTCCTCATCAAACAACTCCTCCATCCAAACCGCTTACTCCCTCGTCACGTGGCTCCAGAGACACAATCTCTGTTTCTCGTTCGAATTGCTCTACTCGATCCTCATCCACGCCCTAGGCCGCTCCGAGAAGCTCTACGAAGCCTTTTTACTCTCTCAAAAACAAGCTTTGACGCCGTTCACTTATAACGCCCTGATTGGGGCCTGCGCTCGCAACGATGACCTCGAAAAAGCCCTGAATTTAATGGAGAGGATGCGTCGCGACGGGTACCAATCGGATTTTGTCAATTATAGCTTG GTAATTCAGTCGCTAACGCGACGCAAAGAGATTGACTCGGGGATGTTGGAGAAGCTGTATGAGGATATTGAGTCGGATAATATCGAACTAGATGCACAGCTGTTGAATGATATTATTGTTGGGTTTGCAAAGGCTGGGGACGCGGATAAGGCTATGTACTTCTTGGCTGTGATACAGGGGAATGGGTTGAGTGCGAAAACGGCTACTACTGTTGCTGTTATATCTGTGTTGGGGGATACTGGGAGGACGCACGAGGCAGAGGCGGTTTTCGAGGAGTTGAAGGAAGGTGGATTGAAGCCTAGGGCACGAGCTTATAATGCACTTCTTAAGGCTTATGTTAAGGCAG GTTCTTTGAGGGATGCAGAGTCAATTGTGTCTGGCATGGAAAGATGTGGTTTATCTCCGAATGAGCAAACTTATAGTCTTCTTATTGATGCTTATGCAAATGAGGGTCGGTGGGAGAGCGCGAGAATTGTGTTGAAGGAAATGCAAGATAATAAAGTGCAGCCTAATTCGTATGTTTTCAGCAGGATTTTAGCGGGTTATCGCGATAGAGGTGAGTGGCAAAGATCATTTCAAGTTTTGAAGGAAATGAAGGAATGTGGGGTCCAGCCTGATAGGCATTTTTATAATGTGATGATTGATGCTTTGGGAAAGTATAACTGCCTTGATCATGCAATGGCAACATTTGAAAGGATGAGATCAGAGGGGATTCAACCTGATAATGTCACATGGAATACACTTATAGATTGTCATAGTAAGTTGGGACACCATATGAAAGCAGAGGAACTGTTTGAGGAAATGCGGGAAAGTGGATGCTTGCCATGCACCATGACATACAATATAATGATTCATTCTTTTGGGGAGCAGGCAAGATGGGAGGAAGTGAAGGTCTTGTTTGGCAAGATGCAGAGTCAAGGATTGCTGCCTAATGTTGTTACTTACACCACACTTGTGGACATCTATGGGCAATCAGGGAGATTTGGTGAGGCGATTGAGTGCTTGGAGGATATGAAGTCAAAGGGGTTAAAACCATCCTCAACCATGTATAATGCCTTGATCAATGCTTATGCACAAAGG GGTATGTCTGACAAAGCAGTTCATGCATTTAGAGTCATGAGAGCTGATGGTCTAGAACCCAGTATTTTAGCTCTCAATTCACTGATTAATGCATTTGGTGAGGATTGTAGGGTTGCTGACGCCTTCTCCgttttgcaattcatgaaaGAAACT GACTTGAAGCCGGATGTAGTTACCTATACTACACTTATGAAAGCTCTAATTCGCGTGGAAAAGTTTGATCAG GTCCCTTCTGTTTATGAAGAAATGATTTTGTCTGGGTGCACTCCAGACAGGAAAGCTAGAGCAATGTTACGCTCTGCACTGCAGTACATGAAGCAGACACTAAGGTCGTAG
- the LOC131330850 gene encoding uncharacterized protein LOC131330850, producing the protein MAGSRVQVNKAHKTRFASKSSRNIHKTSLQDKSKISKTDRNAAKGARNARIQRNKMIREQKRAALLKEKRASSASTSPPRVIVLFGLSASVNLNSLSEDIFSLLSAETVFPAVASPEYKLRTTVLKAPHGDLLSCMEMAKVADLIAFVASASSSCEESNSSYYIDSFGKQCLSVFRVLGLPSTVVLIRDLPSDLKRRHDTKKTCTSSLVSEFPEDCKFYPADTKDELHKFMWLFKEQRLTVPHWRDKHPYLMAQKVDFVTDGGKSTLLLTGYLRTRNLSVNQLVHVSGAGDFQLCKVELLKDPCPLNARKDGDLMDADEHDVQVIRSLVPDPMKQEPLLVENVPDPLAGEQTWPTEAEMADADRNQREKKLRKRTLPRGTSEYQAAWIVDDSDVDDSDSNDDTDDGMVLDRNVSGFVDQECNDKLDLDDDQASLQLESDEETEVGSVVMEGENFTKEQIEDEIRKIKEAHAEDEEFPDEVDTPIDVPARRRFAKFRGLKSFRTSSWDPKESLPPEYAKIFAFDNFSRTQKHVLAKALDTEQGDIDDCIPASSYARLHIKEVPTGVASKLCRLANTMPIIACGLLQHESKVSVLHFSVKKHDTYTAPIKSKEELIFHVGFRQFICRPIFSTDNTNSDKHKMERFLHAGQFSVASIYAPISFPPLPLVVLKREPTSASLSVAAVGSLRSIDPDRIILKRIILTGYPQRVSKKKATVKYMFHKPEDVRWFKPVEVWTKCGRRGRITEPLGTHGAMKCILNGVLQQHDTVCMSLYKRMYPKWPQHWFPLDA; encoded by the exons ATGGCGGGTTCTCGTGTTCAGGTGAACAAGGCGCACAAGACAAGGTTCGCCTCGAAATCATCTCGTAACATTCACAAAACTTCTCTTCAGGATAAAAGCAAGATCTCTAAAACCGATCGGAATGCCGCCAAGGGAGCTCGTAATGCACGTATTCAGCGCAATAAGATG ATAAGGGAGCAGAAACGGGCTGCCCTCTTGAAAGAAAAAAGGGCCTCCAGCGCATCAACAAGCCCTCCCCGTGTCATT GTTCTGTTCGGCCTCTCTGCTTCTGTGAATTTAAATTCACTTTCAGAAGATATTTTCTCGTTATTATCTGCTGAAACTGTGTTTCCGGCTGTAGCTTCTCCTGAGTACAAGCTGAGAACTACG GTCTTGAAAGCACCTCATGGAGATCTATTATCCTGCATGGAAATGGCCAAG GTTGCAGATTTGATTGCTTTTGTGGCATCTGCAAGCTCTTCATGTGAAGAAAGCAATTCTAGCTATTATATCGACTCCTTTGGAAAGCAATGCCTTTCTGTGTTTAGAGTTCTTGGTTTACCAAGTACTGTTGTATTGATTCGT GATCTACCTAGCGATTTGAAAAGAAGACATGATACGAAGAAGACTTGCACTTCTAGCCTTGTttctgaatttcccgaggaTTGTAAGTTCTATCCTGCAGATACGAAAGATGAGTTACACAAG TTCATGTGGCTTTTTAAGGAGCAAAGGCTGACAGTTCCTCATTGGCGGGACAAACATCCTTACCTCATGGCCCAAAAG GTTGATTTTGTCACTGATGGAGGGAAAAGTACACTTCTTCTTACTGGTTATCTGCGCACCCGTAATCTCTCAGTTAATCAGCTG GTTCATGTCTCTGGTGCAGGGGATTTTCAGTTGTGCAAAGTTGAACTTCTCAAGGATCCATGTCCACTGAATGCAAGAAAAGATGGGGATCTTATGGATGCAGATGAACATGATGTGCAG GTTATAAGGTCTTTGGTCCCTGATCCTATGAAACAAGAGCCTTTACTTGTTGAGAATGTTCCAGACCCTCTTGCAGGAGAGCAG ACGTGGCCAACGGAAGCAGAAATGGCTGACGCTGATAGAAATCAACGTGAGAAAAAGCTGAGAAAAAGGACCTTGCCTCGGGGCACTTCCGAGTATCAG GCTGCTTGGATTGTTGATGATTCAGACGTGGATGACTCAGATAGCAATGATGATACAGATGATGGTATGGTGTTGGACAGAAATGTTAGTGGCTTTGTAGATCAAGAATGCAATGATAAATTGGACCTTGACGATGACCAGGCTTCTCTTCAACTAGAGTCAGATGAAGAAACTGAAGTTGGTTCAGTGGTAATG GAAGGTGAAAACTTTACAAAAGAGCAAATAGAGGATGAGATTCGCAAAATTAAAGAAGCACATGCTGAAGATGAgg AATTCCCTGATGAAGTGGATACCCCAATAGATGTTCCTGCTCGAAGGCGTTTTGCTAAGTTTAGAGGTCTGAAGTCCTTCAGGACGTCTTCGTGGGACCCCAAA GAATCTCTACCCCCAGAATATGCAAAGATATTTGCTTTCGATAATTTCTCAAGAACACAAAAACATGTCCTTGCAAAAGCTCTGGACACAGAGCAAGGGGACATTGATGACTGCATACCAGCAAGTTCTTACGCAAGACTTCATATCAAGGAAGTGCCAACAGGTGTTGCTTCTAAACTATGTAGGCTTGCAAACACAATGCCTATTATAGCATGTGGCCTCTTGCAACACGAGTCTAAAGTTTCAGTTCTTCACTTCAG TGTAAAGAAGCATGACACTTACACTGCCCCCATCAAATCTAAAGAAGAACTAATATTTCATGTGGGGTTTCGCCAATTCATTTGTAG GCCGATATTTTCTACGGACAATACAAATTCAGACAAGCACAAGATGGAGAGGTTTCTTCATGCAGGACAGTTTTCAGTAGCTTCGATATATGCTCCAATTTCTTTTCCTCCTCTTCCTTTGGTTGTACTGAAGAGGGAGCCAACTTCTGCATCACTTTCAGTTGCTGCTGTTGGTTCATTGAGGAGTATCGATCCCGATAGGATTATCTTGAAGAGAATCATTTTAACTGG TTATCCTCAGCGAGTATCGAAGAAAAAAGCTACAGTAAAATACATGTTCCATAAACCAGAGGATGTGAGATGGTTCAAG CCAGTCGAAGTATGGACAAAATGTGGTCGACGTGGACGCATCACGGAACCTCTTGGTACACATG gGGCAATGAAGTGTATTTTGAATGGGGTCCTTCAGCAGCACGACACTGTATGCATGAGTTTGTACAAACGCATGTATCCTAAGTGGCCACAACATTGGTTCCCACTCGACGCTTGA
- the LOC131330851 gene encoding pentatricopeptide repeat-containing protein At1g76280: MRRLKISLRLIGSSCWKSKAPHCGIGGRLESLQTFSALSGHRSSGYGKEPVSSVQMQIVNALCLGERSRASSLLSDIGRRNIELTANDFVYILEYCARSTDPLFVMETWRTMGEKDVDLDDKCYLLIIRALCKGGYLEEALNMMDMLQKDHDLYPILYMYNNLLGGCARIQSVSRANECLDLMERRMVGKNEITYTELLKLAVLQENLPVVHEIWKEYIKYYSPSITSLRKFVWAFSMLRDLEAAYIALQHMVSMVLRGGFIVGKTAEGKLFTLRLDIPIPSSFELDLKRCSEENEDPELSGFINTEEMEACASNNKQGFTFFTKKSEAENDGQSMMRKCHGSSVMKVLRWSFNDVIHACARSPNCRLAEQLILQMQNMGLEPSSSTYDGFIRAVVSERGFHDGIEVLKSMQCKNLKPHDSTLATIAVGCSEGLELDLAEALLDQISKSRSVHPYNAFLKACDTLDRPERAVHALVKMKEMKLQPNIRTYELLFSLFGNVNAPYEEGNMLSQVDVAKRIHAIEMDMVKNGIQHSHWSMRNLLKALGAEGMVRELIQYLRVAENQFSRGYSCLGTASYNIVLHSLVEANESHMAVDIFKSMKSCGFLPDAATYNIMIDCCSIVRCFKSASALVSLMLRDGFYPQAVTYTALIKILLGNGDFDKALSLLDQGSLEGIQSDVLLFNTVLREACEKGRIDVIELIAQQMHQKKVQPDPSTCYYVFQAYVNHDYISTAIEALQVLSMRMISEEDSILEEKRTEYEENFIFSEDMEAESRILELFKDCNENLAVALLYLRWCATLGFEISWLPNRSLWARRLSSNYANAEGVAV; this comes from the exons ATGCGCAG ACTGAAAATCTCTCTGCGGTTAATTGGAAGCTCGTGTTGGAAATCGAAGGCACCTCACTGT GGAATTGGTGGCCGATTGGAATCGTTGCAAACTTTCTCAGCGTTAAGTG GTCATCGTTCATCAGGGTATGGGAAGGAACCAGTAAGCTCTGTGCAGATGCAGATTGTCAATGCACTTTGCTTAGGCGAGAGAAGCAGAGCGTCCAGTTTACTATCCGATATTGGCCGCAGAAACATTGAATTGACAGCCAATGATTTTGTTTATATTCTTGAGTACTGTGCACGTTCAACAGATCCACTG TTTGTGATGGAAACTTGGAGAACTATGGGTGAAAAAGATGTTGATTTGGACGATAAGTGCTACCTTCTTATTATTCGAGCACTCTGTAAGGGGGGTTACCTAGAGGAG GCATTAAATATGATGGATATGCTTCAGAAAGACCATGACTTGTATCCTATTTTGTATATGTACAATAACTTATTGGGAGGCTGCGCTCGAATTCAAAGTGTAAGTCGTGCCAATGAATGTTTGGATTTGATGGAGCGTCGAATGGTGGGGAAGAATGAAATAACATACACAGAGCTTCTCAAG CTTGCAGTTTTGCAGGAAAATCTCCCTGTTGTCCATGAAATTTGGAAGGagtacataaaatattatagtcCTAGCATTACTTCTCTTCGAAAGTTTGTATGGGCCTTCTCAATGTTGAGAGATCTGGAAGCTGCTTATATTGCCTTACAACACATGGTGTCTATGGTTCTGCGGGGAGGCTTTATTGTCGGGAAAACAGCTGAGGGAAAGTTGTTCACTCTAAGACTGGACATTCCTATACCTTCGAGCTTTGAGCTGGACCTGAAGAGATGTAGCGAGGAGAATGAAGATCCTGAACTTTCTGGTTTTATAAACACCGAGGAAATGGAGGCTTGTGCCAGTAACAATAAGCAAGGCTTTACTTTCTTCACAAAAAAGAGTGAAGCTGAGAATGATGGGCAAAGTATGATGAGGAAATGTCATGGCTCATCTGTTATGAAGGTCTTGAGGTGGTCTTTTAATGATGTGATACATGCTTGTGCACGGTCTCCAAATTGCAGGTTGGCAGAGCAATTAATTTTACAG ATGCAGAATATGGGTTTGGAACCATCAAGCAGTACATATGACGGCTTCATAAGAGCAGTTGTTTCCGAAAGAGGTTTCCATGATGGCATTGAAGTT CTAAAGTCGATGCAATGCAAGAATTTGAAGCCACACGATTCTACTCTTGCAACCATTGCAGTTGGTTGCAGCGAAGGGTTGGAACTCGATTTAGCTGAGGCTCTGCTGGATCAAATTTCCAAAAGTCGTTCTGTACATCCTTATAATGCTTTTCTCAAAGCATGTGACACTCTA GATCGACCTGAACGTGCTGTTCATGCATTGgttaaaatgaaagaaatgaaaCTCCAGCCAAATATCAGGACATATGAGCTgcttttttcattgtttggtaaTGTGAATGCACCCTATGAAGAAGGCAATATGTTATCACAAGTTGATGTTGCCAAAAGGATACATGCAATAGAAATGGATATGGTGAAAAATGGCATTCAGCATAGCCATTGGTCAATGAGGAACTTG CTAAAAGCGCTTGGAGCAGAGGGGATGGTGAGGGAGCTCATCCAGTACCTACGTGTGGCAGAGAATCAGTTTTCTCGTGGTTACTCTTGTCTCGGAACCGCTTCCTATAATATAGTGTTGCATTCTCTTGTTGAGGCTAACGAA AGTCATATGGCGGTTGATATATTCAAATCTATGAAATCATGTGGTTTTCTGCCAGATGCTGCAACTTATAACATAATGATTGATTGCTGCAGCATTGTAAGATGTTTCAAATCTGCTAGTGCACTAGTTTCTCTGATGTTGCGTGATGGGTTCTATCCACAAGCAGTAACATACACCGCCCTTATAAAG ATTCTGTTGGGGAATGGTGATTTTGATAAAGCATTAAGTCTTCTGGACCAAGGAAGCTTGGAAGGGATCCAATCTGATGTATTGTTATTCAACACTGTACTTCGGGAAGCATGTGAAAAG GGAAGAATTGATGTAATTGAGCTTATTGCCCAGCAGATGCACCAAAAAAAGGTTCAGCCAGACCCATCAACATGTTATTATGTGTTTCAAGCATATGTAAACCATGATTACATCAGCACAGCTATAGAAGCATTGCAAGTTCTGAGTATGCGGATGATTTCTGAGGAAGATAGCATCCTTGAAGAGAAGAGAACTGAATATGAGGAAAACTTCATCTTTTCTGAAGACATGGAAGCCGAGTCACGCATTCTAGAGCTTTTCAAGGATTGTAATGAGAATCTTGCCGTTGCCCTCTTGTACCTAAGATGGTGTGCTACACTGGGGTTCGAGATATCATGGCTTCCTAACCGAAGTCTATGGGCCAGGAGACTGTCAAGTAATTATGCCAATGCTGAAGGTGTTGCCGTATGA